The following proteins are encoded in a genomic region of Lytechinus variegatus isolate NC3 chromosome 7, Lvar_3.0, whole genome shotgun sequence:
- the LOC121418266 gene encoding prospero homeobox protein 1-like isoform X2 translates to MYKVEDASSRQVKRHRADHGLPTGSLHTKVNGFASINGVFQENVEHNSEVLRNLLNLNRGSPAKSFSLCSDTESQDSLTQDRLTENRRGLLDLEEQIAKSADTELGGNWQARKLECAKVPSESGDSTAMPTAETAMWEECNGSTSPMQETDSLKAKRARVENIITSMRHSPPAVGGQEPLGLEDSLRKPKRKQYQPQPQRWDSEDEDSPGKPSRKQEKTKLKGILSHLQTQLDTLQEKYLNMFDTEDDGNLSDNSDDMDDLNEPVDTGSSAIPKYEVNGVSGNSSPVRHGNDRKRRADGSCVLDRTTSYIVRQTLKEELPPLLLNAVDSVMNKLTKSTSSKNTSNNNSTHTKTEISSNQGRNPVLARNAASPPAPAQERKPTPPPPTLLHPSFFMRPFPTPLEQTEAMSLVVPSRKRVRSNDRPLHASSGFHPGDLPMKPEPLLPVSLPTSVAIPNPSLHPTLAASFMAPTMATDPREHFESLRYAGSPLIPNSHLSPLNYLSDHRSSPGDLSHLSGESPAYPMIKPEGRDTSPLHMHDRPSSADLSDYSPVNGTSITCTLTPTHLRKAKLMFFFVRYPSSALLRQHFPDVKFNRHNTSQIIKWFSNFREFYYIQMEKFARQAVSDSVESAEDLKVTRDSELYRALNLHYNKSNEFTVPEGFLHVSTTTLREFFTAIKSGKDTEPSWKKTIYKVISKLDEPLPPFFKNPNCLDLLPL, encoded by the exons ATGTATAAGGTCGAGGATGCATCCAGTCGCCAAGTAAAGCGACACAGAGCTGATCACGGTCTACCTACAGGCAGTCTTCATACAAAAGTCAACGGTTTTGCCAGCATCAACGGTGTGTTCCAGGAAAATGTCGAACACAACTCTGAAGTTTTGAGGAACTTGCTAAATTTGAATCGTGGCAGTCCTGCCAAGTCCTTCAGTTTGTGCAGTGATACGGAATCACAAGATTCTCTGACGCAGGACAGATTGACTGAGAACCGTCGCGGATTACTTGATTTAGAAGAGCAAATTGCGAAGAGCGCAGATACTGAACTTGGTGGGAATTGGCAAGCTAGAAAGTTGGAGTGCGCGAAGGTACCCAGTGAGAGTGGAGATTCCACAGCCATGCCCACTGCAGAAACCGCAATGTGGGAAGAGTGTAACGGATCAACTAGTCCAATGCAAGAAACAGATAGTCTCAAAGCCAAACGCGCCCGAGTCGAAAACATTATCACAAGTATGAGGCATTCACCACCAGCAGTAGGGGGCCAAGAGCCTTTGGGTTTGGAGGACAGTCTTCGCAAGCCAAAGCGAAAGCAATACCAACCACAACCCCAGCGATGGGACTCTGAAGACGAAGACTCTCCAGGAAAACCATCCCGCAAACAAGAGAAAACTAAGCTCAAAGGGATCCTATCCCACCTTCAAACGCAGCTTGATACACTTCAGGAGAAATACCTCAACATGTTTGACACAGAAGATGATGGTAATCTATCAGACAACTCTGACGACATGGACGATTTAAATGAACCAGTCGACACAGGTAGTAGTGCAATCCCCAAATACGAGGTCAATGGTGTCAGTGGAAACAGCTCACCTGTTCGTCATGGAAACGATAGAAAACGAAGAGCGGATGGAAGTTGTGTTCTTGACCGCACGACAAGTTATATCGTAAGACAAACATTGAAGGAAGAGTTGCCCCCTCTCCTCCTCAATGCTGTAGACTCTGTTATGAATAAACTCACGAAAAGCACCAGCAGCAAAAACACCAGCAACAACAACTCGACCCACACTAAGACTGAAATCAGTAGTAACCAGGGCAGAAATCCAGTACTAGCCCGGAATGCTGCTAGCCCCCCTGCCCCAGCCCAGGAGCGCAAGCCGACACCTCCCCCGCCAACCCTTCTTCACCCAAGCTTCTTTATGAGGCCATTCCCTACGCCATTGGAGCAGACAGAGGCCATGTCATTGGTGGTACCAAGTCGGAAGAGGGTGAGGAGCAATGACCGACCCCTTCACGCCAGCAGTGGGTTCCATCCTGGAGATCTACCAATGAAACCTGAGCCTCTCCTACCGGTCAGCTTACCCACCTCCGTAGCCATACCCAACCCCAGCCTTCACCCTACCCTTGCTGCTAGCTTCATGGCACCCACCATGGCGACGGATCCAAGGGAGCACTTTGAGAGCCTCAG GTACGCGGGAAGTCCTCTGATCCCCAACTCTCATCTATCCCCCCTCAACTACCTGAGTGACCACCGGTCATCTCCCGGTGACCTCTCCCATCTTTCTGGGGAGAGTCCGGCCTACCCGATGATTAAGCCAGAGGGGCGGGATACGTCACCTCTTCACATGCACGACAGGCCCAGCTCAGCTGATCTCTCAGACTACTCACCAGTCAATGGAACA TCGATAACTTGTACCCTGACACCGACCCACCTGCGGAAGGCCAAGCTCATGTTCTTCTTCGTCCGCTACCCGAGCTCTGCCCTTCTGCGTCAACATTTCCCAGACGTCAAGTTCAACCGCCACAACACCTCTCAGATCATCAAGTGGTTCAGTAACTTCAGAGAATTCTATTACATCCAGATGGAGAAGTTTGCCCGTCAGGCCGTCAGTGATAGTGTAGAGAGTGCTGAAGATCTTAAGGTGACCCGGGATTCAGAGCTTTACCGGGCCCTCAATCTCCACTACAACAAGAGCAATGAATTTACA
- the LOC121418266 gene encoding prospero homeobox protein 1-like isoform X1: MYKVEDASSRQVKRHRADHGLPTGSLHTKVNGFASINGVFQENVEHNSEVLRNLLNLNRGSPAKSFSLCSDTESQDSLTQDRLTENRRGLLDLEEQIAKSADTELGGNWQARKLECAKVPSESGDSTAMPTAETAMWEECNGSTSPMQETDSLKAKRARVENIITSMRHSPPAVGGQEPLGLEDSLRKPKRKQYQPQPQRWDSEDEDSPGKPSRKQEKTKLKGILSHLQTQLDTLQEKYLNMFDTEDDGNLSDNSDDMDDLNEPVDTGSSAIPKYEVNGVSGNSSPVRHGNDRKRRADGSCVLDRTTSYIVRQTLKEELPPLLLNAVDSVMNKLTKSTSSKNTSNNNSTHTKTEISSNQGRNPVLARNAASPPAPAQERKPTPPPPTLLHPSFFMRPFPTPLEQTEAMSLVVPSRKRVRSNDRPLHASSGFHPGDLPMKPEPLLPVSLPTSVAIPNPSLHPTLAASFMAPTMATDPREHFESLRYMYAGSPLIPNSHLSPLNYLSDHRSSPGDLSHLSGESPAYPMIKPEGRDTSPLHMHDRPSSADLSDYSPVNGTSITCTLTPTHLRKAKLMFFFVRYPSSALLRQHFPDVKFNRHNTSQIIKWFSNFREFYYIQMEKFARQAVSDSVESAEDLKVTRDSELYRALNLHYNKSNEFTVPEGFLHVSTTTLREFFTAIKSGKDTEPSWKKTIYKVISKLDEPLPPFFKNPNCLDLLPL; the protein is encoded by the exons ATGTATAAGGTCGAGGATGCATCCAGTCGCCAAGTAAAGCGACACAGAGCTGATCACGGTCTACCTACAGGCAGTCTTCATACAAAAGTCAACGGTTTTGCCAGCATCAACGGTGTGTTCCAGGAAAATGTCGAACACAACTCTGAAGTTTTGAGGAACTTGCTAAATTTGAATCGTGGCAGTCCTGCCAAGTCCTTCAGTTTGTGCAGTGATACGGAATCACAAGATTCTCTGACGCAGGACAGATTGACTGAGAACCGTCGCGGATTACTTGATTTAGAAGAGCAAATTGCGAAGAGCGCAGATACTGAACTTGGTGGGAATTGGCAAGCTAGAAAGTTGGAGTGCGCGAAGGTACCCAGTGAGAGTGGAGATTCCACAGCCATGCCCACTGCAGAAACCGCAATGTGGGAAGAGTGTAACGGATCAACTAGTCCAATGCAAGAAACAGATAGTCTCAAAGCCAAACGCGCCCGAGTCGAAAACATTATCACAAGTATGAGGCATTCACCACCAGCAGTAGGGGGCCAAGAGCCTTTGGGTTTGGAGGACAGTCTTCGCAAGCCAAAGCGAAAGCAATACCAACCACAACCCCAGCGATGGGACTCTGAAGACGAAGACTCTCCAGGAAAACCATCCCGCAAACAAGAGAAAACTAAGCTCAAAGGGATCCTATCCCACCTTCAAACGCAGCTTGATACACTTCAGGAGAAATACCTCAACATGTTTGACACAGAAGATGATGGTAATCTATCAGACAACTCTGACGACATGGACGATTTAAATGAACCAGTCGACACAGGTAGTAGTGCAATCCCCAAATACGAGGTCAATGGTGTCAGTGGAAACAGCTCACCTGTTCGTCATGGAAACGATAGAAAACGAAGAGCGGATGGAAGTTGTGTTCTTGACCGCACGACAAGTTATATCGTAAGACAAACATTGAAGGAAGAGTTGCCCCCTCTCCTCCTCAATGCTGTAGACTCTGTTATGAATAAACTCACGAAAAGCACCAGCAGCAAAAACACCAGCAACAACAACTCGACCCACACTAAGACTGAAATCAGTAGTAACCAGGGCAGAAATCCAGTACTAGCCCGGAATGCTGCTAGCCCCCCTGCCCCAGCCCAGGAGCGCAAGCCGACACCTCCCCCGCCAACCCTTCTTCACCCAAGCTTCTTTATGAGGCCATTCCCTACGCCATTGGAGCAGACAGAGGCCATGTCATTGGTGGTACCAAGTCGGAAGAGGGTGAGGAGCAATGACCGACCCCTTCACGCCAGCAGTGGGTTCCATCCTGGAGATCTACCAATGAAACCTGAGCCTCTCCTACCGGTCAGCTTACCCACCTCCGTAGCCATACCCAACCCCAGCCTTCACCCTACCCTTGCTGCTAGCTTCATGGCACCCACCATGGCGACGGATCCAAGGGAGCACTTTGAGAGCCTCAGGTAcat GTACGCGGGAAGTCCTCTGATCCCCAACTCTCATCTATCCCCCCTCAACTACCTGAGTGACCACCGGTCATCTCCCGGTGACCTCTCCCATCTTTCTGGGGAGAGTCCGGCCTACCCGATGATTAAGCCAGAGGGGCGGGATACGTCACCTCTTCACATGCACGACAGGCCCAGCTCAGCTGATCTCTCAGACTACTCACCAGTCAATGGAACA TCGATAACTTGTACCCTGACACCGACCCACCTGCGGAAGGCCAAGCTCATGTTCTTCTTCGTCCGCTACCCGAGCTCTGCCCTTCTGCGTCAACATTTCCCAGACGTCAAGTTCAACCGCCACAACACCTCTCAGATCATCAAGTGGTTCAGTAACTTCAGAGAATTCTATTACATCCAGATGGAGAAGTTTGCCCGTCAGGCCGTCAGTGATAGTGTAGAGAGTGCTGAAGATCTTAAGGTGACCCGGGATTCAGAGCTTTACCGGGCCCTCAATCTCCACTACAACAAGAGCAATGAATTTACA